A stretch of the Microcella sp. genome encodes the following:
- a CDS encoding PAS domain-containing hybrid sensor histidine kinase/response regulator — protein MPRPPQSDAAGDGGGVDPRIDEALDQIADGLIFFDRQWRYTYLNRSAERYLGLPADEVVGKKLGELFPGDPAESDFGQPLRRAMENREVTNARAYHATLDLWLETRSYPTVDGIAVHLRDVSDLERQRRELDEASQRAMRMSSLLDISNEAFITEDLEYRVTYWNSGAEQIYGWTRDEAVGRDIRELIYDDATRFEEPAATLAAAGRWSGEMRQRSKDGRSIIVACRWQAIVDDEGRPTSYFAVNSDVTALREQQEQQSRARRLESLGTLAGGIAHDLNNVLTPVLMSVQLLRTMQSAREQEELLNGMQSAITRGANMINQVLSFARGVEGARDAVHISRLIDELGTLTLAVLPKSIDVEIDLAAVPPLWGDATQILQVLVNLVTNARDAMPDGGTLRISVRQQQVKSSPEVPSVLEPGRYVTVTIEDSGLGMTPEVQSRIFEPFYTTKNPGDGTGLGLASSLAIAHSHGGYLQVLSELGVGSRFTLSLPAADEAQAVDAASSSNNGEVMRGHGELVLVIDDESSIRTIVSQALARNGYRTVEAKNGRDAMALLQEHAESVRLVFTDMMMPVMDGAATASYVLANHPGVAIVASSGLSASAAVDRAREAGVRHFISKPFTAETLLRTIRDALREESPSG, from the coding sequence GTGCCCCGACCCCCGCAGAGTGACGCCGCTGGCGACGGTGGCGGTGTCGACCCGCGGATCGACGAGGCGCTCGATCAAATCGCCGATGGGTTGATCTTCTTCGATCGACAGTGGCGGTACACCTACCTCAATCGGTCTGCCGAGCGGTACCTCGGGTTGCCTGCCGACGAGGTCGTGGGCAAGAAGCTCGGTGAACTCTTTCCGGGAGACCCCGCCGAGAGCGACTTTGGCCAACCGCTACGTCGAGCGATGGAGAACCGCGAGGTCACCAACGCTCGCGCGTACCACGCGACACTCGATCTCTGGCTCGAGACCCGCAGTTACCCTACGGTCGACGGAATCGCCGTGCACCTGCGAGACGTCTCTGACCTCGAGCGTCAACGGCGCGAACTCGACGAGGCAAGCCAGCGTGCGATGCGCATGAGTTCACTTCTCGACATCTCGAACGAGGCCTTCATCACCGAAGACCTCGAGTATCGGGTCACCTACTGGAACAGCGGTGCCGAGCAGATCTACGGGTGGACCCGAGACGAAGCCGTCGGTCGCGACATTCGCGAGCTCATCTACGACGACGCAACGCGATTCGAGGAGCCCGCCGCGACACTGGCGGCCGCAGGACGATGGTCGGGAGAGATGCGGCAACGCTCGAAAGACGGGAGGAGCATCATCGTCGCGTGCCGCTGGCAGGCCATCGTCGATGACGAGGGGCGACCGACGAGCTACTTCGCCGTCAACTCCGACGTCACGGCGCTGCGTGAGCAACAAGAGCAGCAGAGTCGAGCGCGACGACTGGAGAGCCTCGGCACCCTCGCTGGCGGCATCGCCCACGACCTCAACAACGTGCTGACGCCGGTGCTCATGTCGGTGCAACTCTTGCGCACCATGCAGTCTGCGCGCGAGCAGGAGGAACTGCTCAACGGCATGCAATCAGCCATCACCCGGGGTGCGAACATGATCAATCAGGTGCTCTCGTTCGCGCGAGGCGTCGAGGGCGCTCGAGATGCCGTACACATTTCCCGCCTGATTGACGAGCTCGGCACGCTCACTCTCGCCGTGCTGCCGAAGTCGATCGATGTCGAGATCGACCTCGCTGCGGTGCCGCCTCTCTGGGGGGATGCGACTCAGATCCTGCAGGTGCTCGTCAATCTCGTCACGAACGCTCGCGATGCTATGCCTGACGGCGGCACGCTGCGCATCTCGGTGCGGCAACAGCAGGTGAAATCGAGCCCCGAGGTGCCGTCAGTTCTCGAGCCCGGACGCTACGTCACGGTGACGATCGAAGATTCCGGGCTTGGCATGACCCCCGAGGTGCAGAGCCGCATCTTCGAACCGTTCTACACGACAAAGAACCCGGGTGACGGAACAGGTCTGGGTCTGGCGAGCAGTCTCGCGATCGCTCACAGTCACGGCGGCTACCTGCAGGTGCTCAGTGAGCTGGGGGTGGGGTCGCGTTTCACGCTCTCCCTTCCTGCCGCCGACGAAGCTCAGGCGGTGGATGCGGCTTCCTCGAGCAATAACGGCGAGGTGATGCGGGGGCACGGTGAACTGGTCCTCGTGATCGACGACGAGTCGAGCATCCGCACAATCGTGTCGCAGGCCCTCGCCCGCAACGGGTACCGCACGGTGGAGGCGAAGAACGGTCGGGACGCCATGGCACTGCTTCAGGAGCACGCCGAGAGCGTGCGACTCGTCTTCACCGACATGATGATGCCGGTCATGGACGGAGCAGCGACGGCGTCGTACGTTCTGGCGAATCACCCGGGCGTCGCGATCGTTGCCTCGAGCGGGCTCTCGGCCTCCGCTGCGGTCGACCGAGCACGAGAGGCCGGTGTGCGCCACTTCATCTCGAAACCCTTCACTGCCGAGACGCTGCTGCGCACGATCCGCGATGCCTTGCGCGAGGAGTCTCCTTCGGGCTAG
- a CDS encoding SLC13 family permease codes for MSDIAVTMLILAIVVLAFVTNRIPVGLIALGASLALYATGILDLGQTFAGFGDPAVILIASLFVVAEGLDSSGLTAWTGQRLIASGGGSSRTLTIIIMLVVAVLAALISVNGAVAALLPVVVVIATKMSIASARLLLPLAFGAHAGSLLTLTGSPVNVIMSELAEEETGRAFGFFEFGLVGVPIVAGTILITVLFGNRLIPARIPTTLSSDLGDHARTLLTQFGDAQPFGRVRVLSGSPLIGKTEAEIVFEAPSAVSLIAIQSPSQRGPRDPAAPIRVGDVLILQGTPTAIRSVSDDSKLEGVGTSTVATNWATLDAEYGVAEIVIPPRSRAIGDPVWPGMVTESGDLIVVAIQRGGENVGDQTELRLEAGDILLVQGRWDDLDQNLRDPSVMVVDAPDQIRRQAAPIGRRAYTALIVLVLMVIALATGIMPPAVAGLLAAGAMVLTRVVSIEKAHRSIQWTTVLLVGGMIPVSTAITQTGAADLIATGIVDIVGSFGPHIVMTALLVVTLIFGQLISNTATALIVAPIAISVAYELGVSPLPFLLGVAVVSAAAVLTPVATPANLMIMAPAGLQFGDYWKFGLPIMLLFLAVAALLVPVLFPF; via the coding sequence GTGAGCGATATCGCGGTGACGATGCTGATTCTCGCGATCGTGGTGCTCGCGTTCGTGACCAACCGCATTCCGGTCGGTCTCATCGCTCTCGGCGCCTCGCTCGCCCTCTATGCGACGGGCATTCTCGACCTCGGTCAGACCTTCGCGGGCTTTGGTGATCCGGCCGTCATTCTTATCGCGAGTTTGTTCGTCGTCGCCGAAGGGCTCGACTCGTCGGGCCTGACAGCGTGGACCGGACAGCGCCTCATCGCGAGCGGCGGCGGTAGCTCGCGCACCCTGACGATCATCATCATGCTGGTCGTCGCGGTGCTCGCCGCCCTCATCAGTGTCAACGGCGCGGTCGCCGCTCTGCTGCCCGTCGTGGTCGTCATCGCGACGAAGATGTCGATCGCCTCGGCACGGCTGCTGCTGCCGCTCGCCTTCGGCGCGCACGCGGGCTCGCTGCTCACCCTGACCGGCTCGCCCGTCAACGTCATCATGTCTGAGCTCGCCGAAGAAGAGACCGGGCGTGCGTTCGGGTTCTTCGAGTTTGGCCTCGTCGGGGTTCCCATCGTCGCCGGCACCATTCTCATCACGGTGCTCTTCGGCAACCGCCTGATTCCGGCCCGCATCCCGACCACGCTCTCGAGCGATTTGGGCGACCACGCACGCACACTCCTCACCCAGTTCGGCGACGCCCAGCCGTTCGGCCGCGTGCGGGTGCTTTCGGGCTCGCCGCTCATCGGCAAGACCGAGGCCGAGATCGTGTTCGAAGCACCGTCTGCGGTCTCACTCATCGCTATCCAGTCACCCTCGCAACGAGGCCCGCGCGACCCGGCGGCGCCGATCCGCGTCGGCGACGTGCTCATTCTGCAGGGCACCCCCACGGCCATCCGCTCGGTGAGCGACGACTCGAAGCTCGAGGGGGTCGGCACGAGCACCGTAGCGACGAACTGGGCGACGCTCGATGCCGAGTATGGCGTGGCCGAGATCGTCATACCCCCGCGGTCGCGCGCCATCGGTGACCCGGTGTGGCCCGGCATGGTCACCGAGAGCGGCGACCTCATCGTGGTCGCCATCCAGCGCGGCGGCGAGAACGTCGGCGACCAGACCGAGCTGCGCCTCGAGGCGGGCGACATCCTGCTCGTACAGGGCCGCTGGGACGACCTCGATCAGAATCTGCGCGACCCTTCGGTCATGGTCGTGGATGCTCCCGACCAGATCCGCCGCCAGGCAGCCCCGATCGGCCGCCGTGCCTACACCGCGCTCATCGTGCTCGTGCTCATGGTCATCGCTCTCGCGACCGGCATCATGCCGCCCGCTGTAGCCGGTCTGCTTGCCGCCGGGGCGATGGTGCTCACGCGCGTTGTGTCGATCGAGAAGGCGCACCGCTCGATTCAGTGGACGACCGTGCTGCTCGTCGGCGGCATGATTCCCGTCTCAACGGCGATCACCCAGACGGGCGCGGCCGACCTGATCGCCACGGGCATCGTCGATATCGTCGGCTCGTTCGGGCCGCACATCGTCATGACTGCCCTGCTCGTCGTCACGCTCATCTTCGGCCAGCTCATTAGCAACACGGCCACTGCCCTCATCGTCGCGCCGATCGCGATCTCGGTCGCCTACGAGCTCGGGGTCTCTCCCCTGCCGTTCCTGCTGGGCGTGGCGGTCGTCTCGGCCGCCGCCGTCCTGACCCCGGTCGCGACGCCGGCGAACCTCATGATCATGGCGCCAGCCGGTCTGCAGTTCGGCGACTACTGGAAGTTCGGGCTGCCGATCATGCTGCTGTTCTTGGCGGTGGCGGCGCTGCTCGTGCCCGTGCTGTTCCCCTTCTAG
- a CDS encoding SHOCT domain-containing protein, protein MAAHRVIERTTTMDGFLGNVWDFVLLFFISFAFIAYFITLFSVVVDLFRDESLSGGWKAVWLLFIWFVPFVTLFVYLIARGGGMAKRSQSQAQKSQEAAAEYIRGVAGTSPADEIAKAKALLADGTISQAEFDAMKAKALA, encoded by the coding sequence ATGGCCGCGCATCGCGTCATCGAAAGGACCACCACCATGGACGGATTTCTCGGCAATGTCTGGGACTTCGTTTTGCTCTTCTTCATCTCGTTCGCGTTCATCGCCTACTTCATCACGCTCTTCAGCGTGGTCGTCGACCTGTTCCGCGACGAGTCGCTCAGCGGAGGCTGGAAGGCCGTTTGGCTGCTCTTCATCTGGTTCGTGCCGTTCGTGACGCTGTTCGTCTACCTCATCGCGCGCGGCGGCGGCATGGCGAAGCGCAGTCAGTCGCAGGCGCAAAAGTCGCAAGAGGCCGCCGCCGAATACATTCGCGGCGTGGCGGGCACCAGCCCGGCCGACGAGATCGCCAAGGCGAAGGCGTTGCTCGCCGACGGCACGATCTCGCAGGCCGAGTTCGATGCCATGAAGGCGAAGGCGCTCGCGTAG
- the cls gene encoding cardiolipin synthase has protein sequence MSADPLDLIAIIAVALHVVLGSIAVILISARRRPSTAIAWMLTIIFIPYVGAIAFFLVGLSRLPKRRREKQREVSELILARTEGLDRVSHRDEWPEWLGSSVRLNENLGALPMVGGTRAELTDDYEGSIASMVADIDTAEQYVHVEFFILALDDTTEPFFAALERASARGVTVRVLSDHLMSILSPARKATLARLAAMGAEWHGMLPLRPLRGQWQRPDLRNHRKLVVVDGRVGHTGSQNMVASNYGKKKAIKRGLHWHEVMVRLEGPVVRELDAVFVTDWYSETDELLPLDTTPVVLGDDPALLDAQVLPSGPSFENDNNLKLYTTLIHKAEKQVSITSPYFVPDEAIQLAIITAASRGLLVELYVSEVGDQFFVYHAQRSYYEDLLRAGVRIYLYRAPTVLHSKHFTIDDDVAIVGSSNMDIRSFSLNMEVSVMVHGADFVQRMRAIEASYRAQSRELVLDEWVRRPRGEKVRDSLARLTSSLQ, from the coding sequence GTGAGCGCTGACCCGCTCGACCTCATCGCGATCATCGCGGTCGCCCTGCACGTCGTGCTGGGATCAATCGCCGTCATTCTCATCTCAGCGCGACGCCGCCCATCAACGGCCATCGCGTGGATGCTCACGATCATCTTCATCCCCTACGTGGGCGCTATCGCGTTCTTCCTCGTCGGGCTCAGCCGGCTGCCGAAGCGTCGGCGCGAAAAGCAACGCGAAGTGAGCGAGCTCATTCTCGCCCGCACCGAGGGTCTCGATCGCGTGAGTCATCGTGACGAGTGGCCCGAGTGGCTCGGCTCGTCGGTGCGCCTCAACGAGAACCTCGGCGCTCTGCCGATGGTGGGCGGCACCCGCGCCGAGCTCACCGACGACTACGAGGGTTCGATCGCCTCGATGGTCGCCGACATCGACACGGCCGAACAGTACGTGCATGTCGAGTTCTTCATCCTCGCCCTCGACGACACGACCGAGCCGTTCTTCGCGGCGCTCGAGCGGGCGAGCGCGCGCGGGGTCACGGTGCGAGTTCTGAGCGACCACCTCATGAGCATCCTGTCTCCCGCTCGAAAAGCCACGCTCGCTCGCTTGGCCGCGATGGGCGCCGAATGGCACGGAATGCTCCCCCTGCGCCCGCTGCGTGGCCAGTGGCAGCGCCCCGACCTGCGCAACCACCGCAAGCTCGTGGTCGTCGACGGGCGCGTGGGCCACACGGGCTCGCAAAACATGGTGGCGTCGAACTACGGCAAGAAGAAGGCCATCAAGAGGGGCCTGCACTGGCACGAGGTCATGGTGCGGCTCGAAGGCCCGGTCGTGCGCGAGCTCGACGCCGTCTTCGTGACCGACTGGTACAGCGAGACCGACGAGCTGTTGCCGCTCGACACGACTCCGGTCGTGCTGGGCGATGACCCCGCACTGCTCGACGCGCAAGTGCTGCCGAGCGGGCCGAGCTTCGAGAACGACAACAACCTGAAGCTTTACACGACGCTCATCCACAAGGCCGAGAAGCAGGTGAGCATCACGAGCCCCTACTTCGTTCCCGACGAGGCGATTCAGCTCGCCATCATCACCGCGGCATCGCGCGGGCTGCTCGTCGAGCTCTATGTCAGCGAGGTCGGCGACCAGTTCTTCGTGTACCACGCGCAGCGCTCGTACTACGAAGACCTCTTGCGAGCCGGCGTGCGCATTTACCTGTACCGCGCCCCGACCGTGCTGCACTCGAAGCACTTCACGATCGACGACGACGTGGCGATCGTGGGCTCGAGCAACATGGATATCCGCTCGTTCAGCCTCAACATGGAGGTCTCGGTCATGGTGCACGGCGCCGATTTCGTGCAGCGCATGCGCGCCATCGAGGCCTCGTATCGCGCGCAGAGCCGCGAGCTCGTGCTCGACGAGTGGGTGCGACGACCGCGAGGCGAGAAAGTGCGTGACAGCCTTGCTCGCCTCACGTCGTCGCTGCAGTAG
- a CDS encoding AI-2E family transporter, producing the protein MSPDTPSADSPPPGAPRRGLLRSGPFVIGFVGTLGVLFALLLGAAVSQLAYTITLIFLATFISLGLYPVVTRLERRGLPKAGAIGLVLAAFLAVVAVLLVLIVPTVIEQATELARTLPENLSDLENQGWFLDLDDQFNGYPFIVLEWVRLTSADPNLWITLGGGALRIGADIINGSFGFLLVVVITLYFVASLDSMKQALYDLVPGSKRESFAEIAEEIFDSIGKYLSGQVVIAAMNALFSFILLSVLGVRYAGILAFIALFITLIPVIGPLISATLMVLVSLFTSPATALIVAIVMIVYMQVEAYFISPRIIGKAIKIPASLVLIGAVIGGTLLGLLGALVASPVVASILLILKKVVVPRQRAR; encoded by the coding sequence ATGAGCCCTGACACCCCGTCTGCCGACTCTCCCCCGCCAGGCGCCCCTCGCCGAGGCCTTCTGCGCTCGGGGCCGTTCGTCATCGGCTTCGTCGGCACCCTCGGCGTACTGTTCGCCCTGCTGCTCGGCGCCGCCGTCTCTCAGCTCGCGTACACGATCACGCTCATCTTCTTGGCGACCTTCATCAGCCTCGGGCTGTACCCGGTCGTCACCCGCCTCGAGCGGCGAGGGCTGCCCAAGGCGGGGGCGATCGGATTGGTGCTCGCGGCCTTCCTCGCCGTCGTCGCGGTGCTGCTCGTGCTCATCGTTCCCACCGTCATCGAGCAGGCGACCGAGCTCGCACGCACCCTGCCCGAGAATCTCAGCGACCTCGAGAACCAGGGCTGGTTTCTCGACCTCGACGACCAGTTCAACGGGTATCCGTTCATCGTGCTCGAGTGGGTGCGCCTGACCTCGGCAGACCCGAACCTGTGGATCACGCTGGGTGGCGGCGCCCTGCGTATCGGGGCCGACATCATCAACGGCAGTTTCGGCTTTCTGCTCGTCGTCGTCATCACGCTCTACTTCGTCGCCTCGCTCGACTCGATGAAGCAGGCGCTGTACGACCTCGTTCCCGGCTCGAAGCGCGAGAGTTTCGCCGAGATCGCCGAAGAGATCTTTGACTCGATCGGCAAGTACCTGAGCGGGCAGGTCGTCATCGCGGCGATGAACGCCCTCTTCTCGTTCATTCTGTTGAGCGTTCTCGGGGTGCGCTACGCGGGCATCCTCGCCTTCATCGCGCTCTTCATCACGCTGATTCCCGTGATCGGCCCCCTCATCAGCGCCACGCTCATGGTGCTCGTCTCGCTCTTCACCTCGCCCGCGACGGCGCTCATCGTGGCCATCGTCATGATCGTCTATATGCAGGTCGAGGCCTACTTCATCTCGCCCCGCATCATCGGCAAGGCCATCAAGATTCCCGCCTCGCTCGTGCTCATCGGCGCCGTGATCGGCGGCACCTTGCTCGGCCTGCTCGGTGCGCTCGTGGCGTCGCCCGTCGTCGCGAGCATCCTGCTCATTCTCAAAAAGGTCGTCGTGCCGAGGCAGCGCGCGCGGTGA
- a CDS encoding leucyl aminopeptidase, with translation MTSLSVTTSPDAPASLDVDVVVVAVRAGADGPELVAHPDLAHLQPHLTTVGATGKADEFVRFPSLDGSRASVAFVGLGKQLSAVTARQAAGSAVRQLAGTGSVALAFGLEDEAQVHAMIEGASIAAYAFTDYRQKTASKVKAPVQSVTVCTTATVSAEAIERVRIVSDHIALVRDLTNRSGGDLYPQSFADAATEAAKGAPVTVEVWDEKRLAAEGCGGIIGIGQGSSRQPRLVKVSYSPAGAEKHVALVGKGITYDTGGYSLKPAEAMNGMQNDMGGAAVSLGLVLTAARLGLPVRLTAWLCMSENLVSSTAIRVNDILTIRGGTTVEVMNTDAEGRLVMADGLVLASEENPDAIIDVATLTGAAIVSLGRRTVGVMGDSDLVGAIVAAGEQTGEPHWHMPLPEELRSQLDSRFADMANLKVGNRDGGMLVAGIFLKEFVGNGADGNPIPWAHLDIAGAAVNEGPAYGYLDAGATGVSVRTLLTAIEQRFTA, from the coding sequence ATGACCAGCCTCTCGGTGACCACTTCACCCGATGCACCCGCTTCGCTCGATGTCGACGTCGTCGTCGTCGCCGTGCGAGCCGGCGCCGACGGCCCTGAGCTCGTCGCGCACCCCGACCTGGCGCACCTGCAGCCGCACCTCACAACGGTCGGTGCGACCGGCAAGGCCGACGAGTTCGTACGTTTTCCGTCGCTCGACGGATCGCGCGCCTCGGTCGCCTTCGTGGGGCTCGGCAAGCAGCTCTCTGCCGTGACGGCGCGGCAGGCCGCGGGTTCGGCCGTTCGACAGTTGGCCGGCACCGGCTCAGTCGCGCTCGCCTTCGGCCTCGAGGACGAGGCCCAGGTTCACGCGATGATCGAGGGCGCGAGCATCGCGGCCTACGCCTTCACCGACTACCGCCAAAAGACCGCGTCGAAGGTCAAGGCGCCCGTGCAGTCGGTCACCGTGTGTACGACCGCGACGGTGTCGGCCGAGGCCATCGAGCGCGTGCGCATCGTGAGCGACCACATCGCACTCGTGCGCGACCTCACCAACCGCTCGGGCGGCGACCTCTACCCGCAGTCGTTCGCCGACGCGGCAACCGAGGCGGCCAAGGGCGCGCCCGTGACGGTCGAGGTGTGGGATGAGAAGAGGCTCGCGGCCGAGGGCTGCGGCGGCATCATCGGCATCGGCCAGGGGTCGTCGCGGCAGCCGCGCCTCGTCAAGGTGTCGTACTCGCCCGCCGGTGCCGAGAAGCACGTCGCGCTCGTCGGCAAAGGCATCACCTACGACACCGGCGGCTATTCGCTCAAGCCGGCCGAGGCGATGAACGGCATGCAGAACGACATGGGCGGCGCCGCCGTCTCGCTCGGTCTCGTGCTCACCGCGGCGCGACTGGGCCTGCCGGTTCGCTTGACGGCCTGGCTGTGTATGTCAGAGAACCTCGTCTCGTCGACCGCGATTCGTGTCAACGACATTCTCACCATCCGCGGCGGCACGACCGTCGAGGTCATGAACACCGACGCCGAGGGTCGCCTTGTGATGGCCGACGGTCTCGTGCTCGCGAGCGAAGAGAACCCCGACGCCATCATCGACGTGGCCACGCTCACGGGCGCGGCCATCGTGTCGCTCGGCCGCCGCACCGTCGGCGTCATGGGCGACAGCGACCTCGTCGGCGCGATCGTTGCGGCGGGAGAGCAGACCGGCGAGCCGCACTGGCACATGCCGCTGCCCGAAGAGCTGCGCTCGCAGCTCGACTCGCGCTTCGCCGACATGGCGAACCTCAAGGTCGGCAACCGCGATGGCGGCATGCTCGTCGCGGGCATCTTCTTGAAAGAGTTCGTCGGCAACGGCGCAGACGGCAACCCGATTCCGTGGGCGCACCTCGACATCGCGGGCGCCGCGGTCAACGAGGGCCCCGCGTACGGGTACCTCGACGCCGGTGCGACGGGCGTCTCGGTGCGCACGCTGCTCACCGCGATCGAGCAGCGCTTCACGGCGTAG
- a CDS encoding MFS transporter gives MSAGSVTDTRSSWLPLIVVMLAQVQLAFNAWNVSITGITEDLGISPTTVGLANTASTFAVSAFLLLGAKITSKIGPVLAFRIGVIIPALAAILIATAQDGSVLFIAQSITGASNAITLPALTIIIAASFQGKQQASAIGYFAASIPLAQVVSLLIAGQFASTIGWRWSFVLVASIGLINFAASFLLKPVPPQKNLFVDWTGGMLAAISIILISFGMSVMNDWGLVTATGNAPISIGEFSVVPLFFVAAVIFAQLFLSRTRKRMAEQKVPLVNLDIVREPGERATVWVMGLMLFVGTAVSFLMPLYMQVVQGFVGIQVSLAVIPYTISIFIANTLVSRLYSRFAPRTIASVSMTVVTLALVWLSFTIANDWGQASVVIGLVVLGLAQGCVVALVFNSLLTSAPAENAGDVGAIRGVTHNLSGSAGIAVASAFAVGLLTSSAYSAANDSEIFTPEIVEQINFDNVNFFTNAQLEQVLTERTDATEEQVAYAVEQFTESRLTALRTTMLVLGGLAALAIVPARRMPGFQKEDLYVGYPESDEKKD, from the coding sequence ATGTCCGCAGGTTCCGTCACCGACACCAGGTCGTCCTGGCTTCCGCTGATCGTCGTCATGCTCGCGCAGGTGCAGCTGGCGTTCAACGCGTGGAACGTCTCGATCACCGGCATCACCGAAGACCTCGGCATCTCGCCGACCACGGTCGGTCTGGCCAACACGGCGAGCACGTTCGCCGTCTCGGCCTTCCTGTTGCTCGGCGCAAAGATCACGTCGAAGATCGGCCCCGTGCTGGCCTTCCGTATCGGCGTCATCATTCCGGCGCTCGCCGCGATACTCATCGCGACGGCGCAAGACGGCTCGGTGCTGTTCATCGCCCAGTCGATCACGGGCGCCTCGAACGCCATCACGCTGCCGGCCCTGACGATCATCATCGCGGCGAGCTTCCAGGGCAAGCAGCAGGCTTCGGCCATCGGTTACTTCGCCGCGAGCATCCCGCTCGCCCAGGTCGTCTCGCTGCTCATCGCCGGTCAGTTCGCCTCGACGATCGGCTGGCGCTGGTCGTTTGTGCTCGTCGCCTCGATCGGCCTCATCAACTTCGCCGCGAGCTTCTTGCTGAAACCAGTGCCGCCGCAGAAGAATCTCTTCGTCGACTGGACGGGCGGCATGCTCGCCGCCATCTCGATCATCCTCATCAGCTTCGGCATGAGCGTCATGAACGACTGGGGCCTGGTGACGGCGACCGGCAACGCACCCATCTCGATCGGTGAATTCTCAGTGGTGCCGCTCTTCTTCGTCGCTGCCGTGATCTTCGCGCAGCTGTTCCTCAGCCGCACGCGTAAGCGCATGGCCGAGCAGAAGGTGCCCCTGGTCAACCTCGACATCGTGCGCGAGCCGGGCGAGCGCGCCACCGTCTGGGTCATGGGCCTCATGCTCTTCGTTGGTACGGCAGTGAGCTTCTTGATGCCGCTCTACATGCAGGTCGTTCAGGGCTTCGTCGGCATCCAGGTGTCACTCGCGGTCATTCCCTACACGATCTCGATCTTCATCGCCAACACGCTCGTCTCGCGGCTCTACAGCCGATTCGCGCCGCGCACGATCGCGAGCGTCAGCATGACGGTCGTGACTCTGGCGCTCGTGTGGCTCTCGTTCACGATCGCGAACGACTGGGGCCAGGCCTCAGTCGTGATCGGGCTTGTGGTGCTGGGCCTCGCGCAGGGCTGCGTCGTCGCGCTCGTGTTCAACTCCCTGCTCACCTCGGCGCCTGCTGAGAACGCGGGCGACGTCGGCGCCATCCGCGGTGTGACGCACAACCTCTCCGGCAGCGCGGGCATCGCCGTCGCGTCGGCCTTTGCGGTCGGCCTGCTCACCTCGAGCGCCTACTCGGCCGCGAACGACTCCGAGATCTTCACACCCGAGATCGTCGAGCAAATCAACTTCGACAACGTGAACTTCTTCACCAATGCTCAGCTCGAACAGGTGCTCACCGAGCGCACCGATGCGACCGAGGAGCAAGTGGCGTACGCGGTCGAGCAGTTCACCGAGTCACGGCTCACCGCACTGCGCACCACCATGCTCGTGCTCGGCGGCCTCGCCGCGCTGGCGATCGTGCCTGCGCGCCGCATGCCGGGCTTCCAGAAGGAAGACCTCTACGTCGGCTACCCGGAGTCAGACGAGAAGAAGGACTAG